A genome region from Anastrepha obliqua isolate idAnaObli1 chromosome 4, idAnaObli1_1.0, whole genome shotgun sequence includes the following:
- the LOC129243705 gene encoding guanine nucleotide-binding protein subunit gamma-1: MDVMSSSLQQQRIVVDQLRREAAIVRQPVSESCAQMIKYITEHEQEDYLLTGFSSQKVNPFREKSSCTVL; this comes from the coding sequence ATGGACGTAATGTCATCCTCACTGCAACAACAACGTATTGTCGTCGATCAGTTGCGCCGCGAGGCGGCCATCGTTCGTCAACCCGTCTCCGAGTCCTGTGCTCAGATGATCAAATACATCACAGAGCACGAGCAGGAGGATTACCTATTGACTGGTTTCTCCAGCCAAAAGGTTAATCCTTTCCGTGAGAAGTCCTCCTGCACCGTACTTTAA
- the LOC129245281 gene encoding T-complex protein 1 subunit theta: MALSVPKAPGVAQMMKEGARMYSGLEEAVYRNITACKEFAQTMRSAYGPNGMNKMVINHIDKQFVTSDAGTIMQELDVEHPAAKLMVMGSQMQDAEVGDGTNFVVIFAGALLEAAEELLRLGITTSEIADGYEKALEKALEILPKLVCHEIKDYRDVGKVSECLKATIMSKQYGQEEFLTELVARACVAILPDQGTFNVDNIRVCKILGSGLNRSEVVHGMVFKRFVEGDVTFAEKAKVAVFSCPIDIIQTETKGTVLIKSADELMNFSAGEENLLESQIKALADAGIKVVVCGGKVGDMALHFLNKYNLMAVRLNSKFDIRRLSRTVNATVLPRITTPTNEELGYCDKVCVEELGGTTVVVFRNESKDARISTIVIRGATDNFMDDIERAVDDGVNNFKCLTRDGRYVPGAGATEIELASELAVYADTLPGLEQYAVRKFATALEVFPKALAENSGVNGTDVVNALYLAHKKSSGKNIGFNIETEKADTIDVAKSQIYDLFQAKYWGLKYAVGAATTILKVDQIIMAKRAGGPKPRQNAGSDDES, translated from the exons ATGGCTTTATCTGTACCAAAAGCTCCAGGAGTTGCGCAAATGATGAAGGAGGGCGCCcgg atGTACAGTGGTCTGGAGGAAGCTGTCTACCGAAACATCACTGCCTGTAAAGAATTTGCGCAGACGATGCGTTCCGCTTACGGCCCTAATGGCATGAATAAGATGGTCATTAATCACATTGACAAACAATTTGTAACAAGTGATGCTGGAACTATCATGCAGGAATTGGATGTGGAGCATCCTGCTGCTAAACTGATGGTTATGGGCAGCCAAATGCAGGACGCCGAGGTGGGTGACGGTACCAATTTCGTAGTTATCTTTGCGGGCGCACTACTCGAAGCTGCCGAGGAGTTGCTACGCCTAGGCATCACAACATCTGAAATTGCCGATGGTTATGAGAAAGCTTTGGAAAAAGCCTTAGAAATTCTTCCCAAACTGGTTTGTCATGAAATTAAAGACTATCGCGATGTGGGCAAAGTCTCAGAATGCCTTAAAGCAACAATTATGTCAAAACAATATGGACAGGAAGAATTTCTAACCGAATTAGTAGCGCGCGCCTGTGTTGCTATACTTCCCGACCAAGGTACCTTTAATGTGGATAACATTCGTGTTTGCAAAATTCTGGGCAGTGGTCTAAACAGATCCGAAGTCGTGCATGGCATGGTGTTCAAACGATTTGTTGAAGGTGATGtcacatttgcagagaaagccAAGGTAGCTGTGTTCTCATGCCCTATTGATATCATACAGACAGAAACCAAAGGCACAGTATTGATCAAGTCTGCTGATGAGTTAATGAACTTTTCTGCTGGCGAAGAGAATTTACTTGAGTCTCAAATTAAAGCCCTTGCCGATGCTGGTATTAAGGTAGTCGTATGTGGAGGTAAAGTAGGTGACATGGCCTTGCATTTTCTCAATAAATACAATTTGATGGCTGTGCGTTTGAACTCCAAATTCGATATCCGTCGTCTGAGTCGCACAGTCAACGCCACTGTGTTACCTCGCATCACAACACCTACCAACGAAGAGTTGGGCTACTGCGATAAGGTGTGTGTTGAAGAGTTAGGTGGCACAACTGTTGTGGTTTTTAG gAACGAGAGCAAAGATGCGCGTATTTCTACCATTGTCATACGTGGTGCCACAGACAACTTCATGGATGACATTGAGCGTGCTGTGGACGATGGTGTAAATAACTTCAAATGCTTGACACGTGACGGTCGTTATGTGCCCGGTGCTGGTGCCACCGAAATCGAGTTGGCTTCCGAACTGGCTGTCTACGCCGATACCTTACCCGGTTTGGAACAGTATGCTGTACGTAAATTCGCCACTGCTTTGGAAGTATTCCCTAAGGCTTTAGCAGAAAACTCTGGCGTTAATGGTACTGATGTTGTGAATGCCCTGTATCTAGCACACAAAAAATCGAGTGGAAAGAATATTGGTTTCAATATTGAGACTGAGAAAGCTGATACCATCGATGTAGCAAAATCGCAAATCTACGATCTATTCCAAGCAAAATATTGGGGATTGAAATACGCTGTAGGTGCGGCCACAACAATTCTGAAAGTCGATCAAATTATTATGGCAAAGCGTGCTGGTGGACCAAAGCCAAGGCAAAATGCGGGCAGCGATGACGAAAGTTAG
- the LOC129245175 gene encoding guanine nucleotide-binding protein subunit gamma-1 — translation MAANLQQQRSINEQLRREADVPRIQVSQACQLMIKYVLEHGSDDCLLNGFVSQKVNPFREKNSCSIL, via the coding sequence ATGGCTGCTAATCTACAACAGCAGCGCAGCATTAACGAACAGCTGCGACGCGAAGCGGATGTACCGCGTATACAGGTGTCACAGGCCTGTCAGCTGATGATTAAGTATGTGCTGGAGCACGGGAGCGATGATTGTCTGCTGAATGGGTTTGTTAGCCAAAAGGTGAATCCATTTCGAGAGAAGAACTCGTGTAGTATTTTGTAA